A single Azospirillum sp. TSA2s DNA region contains:
- a CDS encoding BLUF domain-containing protein → MLQIVFRSQLTKLLSYTDIQKLCLISARNNRKAGVTGFMVECGGVFLETIEGESRAVDETFNLVCQDTRRDHLEIVYSEKEVERRRFGAWAMNVMFLDDDMFWQTVFGAGFSCDEMLSPRALEPAFALGLLVMAYQYACAQAKIAPHPSGARPGRIPRIGHMLRR, encoded by the coding sequence ATGTTGCAAATCGTCTTTCGCAGCCAATTGACGAAGTTACTATCCTACACCGATATTCAAAAGTTGTGTCTGATCTCCGCCAGGAACAACAGGAAGGCTGGGGTCACCGGGTTCATGGTCGAATGCGGCGGGGTTTTCCTGGAGACGATCGAAGGGGAAAGCCGCGCGGTCGACGAAACATTCAACCTGGTCTGTCAGGACACCCGCCGCGATCATTTAGAGATTGTCTATTCTGAAAAGGAAGTCGAACGGCGACGGTTCGGGGCCTGGGCCATGAACGTCATGTTCCTTGACGACGACATGTTCTGGCAGACCGTGTTCGGGGCCGGCTTCTCCTGTGATGAGATGCTGTCTCCCCGGGCATTGGAACCGGCTTTTGCCCTTGGGTTGCTGGTCATGGCTTACCAGTACGCCTGCGCACAGGCCAAAATCGCGCCACATCCGTCTGGCGCAAGGCCGGGAAGAATCCCGCGGATCGGCCACATGCTCCGCCGTTGA
- the gcvA gene encoding transcriptional regulator GcvA, producing MRKRVSIKALQAFEAAARLGSFATAAEDLGLTPSAISHQVKILEEQLGLPLFHRVHRSVALTDAGRTYANEIIGAFARMDAATRNVTSTGSGTTILTVRSMPSFATQWLMPRLNRVKALHPAIDIRLQASVSPIDLTAGAVDVDIRYNPGPPPAGCVLEQFPEDIIVPMCSPALANGLNPIREPKDLSRHVLIHSEVNILGWRDWMRRHRSVHLDMERGLRFDRSFMAINAAVNGMGVCLDSLLLARQELQSGQLVVPFPTHGLRAQGHGFVTLKSTAALPKIQLFRDWLFGELEAGREWEEQYLGSLGAVGSSAED from the coding sequence ATGCGGAAACGGGTCTCCATCAAGGCATTGCAAGCCTTTGAAGCCGCGGCGCGGCTAGGTTCCTTCGCGACCGCGGCGGAGGATTTGGGACTGACGCCGTCGGCGATCAGCCATCAGGTGAAAATTCTGGAGGAACAGTTAGGGCTTCCACTGTTCCATCGTGTTCACAGGTCGGTTGCCCTGACCGACGCCGGCCGGACCTATGCCAACGAGATTATCGGCGCCTTCGCCCGAATGGATGCCGCCACCCGCAACGTCACCAGCACCGGCAGCGGCACCACGATCCTCACCGTGCGGTCGATGCCCAGCTTCGCCACGCAATGGCTGATGCCGCGGCTGAACCGGGTCAAGGCGCTGCATCCCGCCATCGACATCCGGCTGCAGGCTTCGGTCTCGCCCATCGACCTGACGGCGGGCGCGGTCGACGTCGACATCCGCTACAACCCCGGGCCGCCGCCGGCCGGTTGCGTGCTGGAGCAGTTTCCGGAGGACATCATCGTCCCGATGTGCTCGCCGGCGCTGGCGAACGGCCTCAACCCGATCCGGGAGCCGAAGGACCTCAGCCGTCACGTCCTGATCCATTCGGAGGTCAACATCCTGGGCTGGCGCGACTGGATGCGCCGCCATCGCAGCGTCCATCTGGACATGGAGCGCGGCCTGCGCTTCGACCGCTCCTTCATGGCGATCAACGCCGCGGTGAATGGGATGGGCGTGTGCCTGGACAGCCTGCTCCTCGCCCGCCAGGAGCTTCAGTCCGGTCAGCTCGTCGTCCCCTTCCCCACCCACGGGCTGCGGGCGCAGGGGCATGGCTTCGTCACGCTGAAATCGACCGCCGCGTTGCCGAAGATCCAGCTGTTCCGCGACTGGCTGTTCGGCGAGTTGGAGGCCGGACGCGAATGGGAGGAGCAGTATCTCGGTTCCCTGGGCGCGGTCGGCAGTTCCGCCGAGGATTGA
- a CDS encoding SDR family NAD(P)-dependent oxidoreductase, protein MLLSNKVCVITGAASRRGIGRATARLFALHGGRAIILDLDGAQAAEAAAELGEAHRGFACDVTDRDACFAAATRVVEEFGRIDVLVNNAGITQPLKFMDIGPKNYEAVTDVSLRGTLYMSQAVVPHMRERKSGSIVCISSVSAQRGGGIFGGPHYSAAKAGVLGLAKAMARELGPDNVRVNSVTPGLIQTDITGGKLTDELRAEILKGIPLNRLGDAEDVARSCLFLASELSSYITGATLDVNGGMLIH, encoded by the coding sequence ATGCTGCTGTCCAACAAGGTCTGCGTGATCACCGGCGCCGCGTCGCGCCGCGGCATCGGCCGGGCGACCGCAAGGCTTTTCGCGCTGCATGGCGGGCGCGCGATCATCCTGGACCTCGACGGCGCCCAGGCGGCCGAAGCCGCCGCCGAGCTGGGCGAGGCGCATCGCGGCTTCGCCTGTGACGTGACCGATCGCGACGCCTGCTTCGCCGCCGCGACCCGCGTGGTCGAGGAGTTCGGCCGCATCGACGTGCTGGTCAACAACGCCGGCATCACCCAGCCGCTGAAGTTCATGGACATCGGCCCGAAGAATTACGAGGCGGTGACCGACGTCAGCCTGCGCGGCACGCTGTATATGAGCCAGGCGGTGGTCCCCCACATGCGCGAGCGCAAGTCCGGTTCCATCGTCTGCATCTCGTCGGTGTCGGCGCAGCGCGGCGGCGGCATCTTCGGCGGTCCGCATTACAGCGCGGCCAAGGCCGGCGTGCTGGGCCTCGCCAAGGCGATGGCGCGCGAACTGGGGCCGGACAATGTCCGCGTCAATTCGGTGACGCCGGGCCTGATCCAGACCGACATCACCGGCGGCAAGCTGACCGACGAGCTGCGGGCGGAAATCCTGAAGGGCATCCCGCTGAACCGCCTGGGCGACGCCGAGGATGTGGCCCGTTCCTGCCTGTTCCTGGCGTCGGAGCTGTCCTCCTACATCACCGGCGCCACGCTCGACGTCAACGGCGGCATGCTGATCCACTGA
- a CDS encoding transketolase, with the protein MDTALDTTPLGHNVPLAERAYRIRRNALLMGEVQGQGYIGQALDIADVLAVSYFHAMKYRPEDPHWEERDRFLLSNGHYAIALYAALIEAGIIPAEELETYGSDDSRLPMSGMASYTPGMEMSGGSLGLGLSIAVGIGLGLKRKNSAARVYTLFSDGELDEGSVWEAIMSAAHYKLDNLIAIVDVNNQQADGPSTQVMAFEPLVDKLEAFGWFVQRVDGNDMDAVVAAFDAAKSHPEPKPRMIVCDTRMGKGVPFLEAREKNHFIRVDAHEWQLALDALDAGRTA; encoded by the coding sequence GTGGACACCGCACTCGACACCACCCCGCTCGGGCACAATGTGCCCTTGGCCGAACGCGCCTACCGCATCCGCCGCAACGCCCTGCTGATGGGCGAGGTGCAGGGGCAGGGCTATATCGGCCAGGCGCTGGACATCGCCGACGTGCTGGCGGTCTCCTACTTCCACGCCATGAAGTATCGCCCCGAAGACCCGCATTGGGAGGAGCGCGACCGCTTCCTGCTGTCCAACGGCCATTACGCCATCGCGCTGTACGCCGCCTTGATCGAGGCTGGCATCATCCCGGCCGAAGAGCTGGAGACCTACGGCAGCGACGACAGCCGCCTGCCGATGTCGGGCATGGCGAGCTACACGCCGGGCATGGAGATGTCGGGCGGCTCGCTCGGCCTCGGCCTCAGCATCGCGGTCGGCATCGGCCTGGGGCTGAAGCGCAAGAATTCCGCTGCCCGTGTCTACACGCTGTTCTCCGACGGCGAACTGGACGAGGGATCGGTGTGGGAGGCCATCATGTCAGCCGCCCATTACAAGCTCGACAACCTGATCGCCATCGTCGACGTCAACAACCAGCAGGCCGATGGGCCGTCCACCCAGGTGATGGCGTTCGAGCCGCTGGTGGACAAGCTGGAGGCCTTCGGCTGGTTCGTCCAGCGGGTCGACGGCAACGACATGGACGCGGTGGTCGCCGCCTTCGACGCCGCCAAGTCGCACCCCGAGCCCAAGCCGCGGATGATCGTCTGCGACACCAGGATGGGCAAGGGCGTGCCCTTCCTCGAAGCCCGCGAAAAGAACCACTTCATCCGCGTCGACGCGCACGAATGGCAGCTGGCGCTGGATGCGCTCGACGCCGGGAGGACCGCATGA
- a CDS encoding transketolase family protein, translating into MSTAANTTAKPRLKTSAMIASIAAEGQRTRPAPFGHALVELAKQRTEIVGMTADLAKYTDLHIFAQAYPDRFYQMGMAEQLLMGAASGMAHEGMMPFVTTYAVFASRRAYDFVHQTIAEENRNVKIACALPGLTSGYGPSHQAAEDLALMRAMPNMVVIDPCDAHEIEQAVPAMAAHNGPVYMRLLRGNVPLVLDEYDYKFELGKAKLLRDGAEVLVISSGIMTMRALEVAKLLEADKVGVAVLHVPTIKPLDTETILREAARTGRMVVVAENHTVIGGLGEAVAGTLLRGGVAPVFRQIGLPDEFLKAGALPTLHDLYGISTDAMAASIKGWL; encoded by the coding sequence ATGAGTACCGCTGCAAACACCACCGCAAAGCCGCGCCTGAAGACCTCCGCCATGATCGCCTCGATCGCGGCGGAGGGGCAGCGGACCAGGCCGGCGCCCTTCGGCCATGCGCTGGTCGAACTGGCGAAGCAGCGGACCGAGATCGTCGGCATGACCGCCGACCTCGCCAAATACACCGACCTGCACATCTTCGCCCAGGCCTATCCCGACCGCTTCTATCAGATGGGCATGGCCGAGCAACTGCTGATGGGGGCCGCGTCCGGCATGGCGCATGAGGGCATGATGCCCTTCGTCACCACCTACGCCGTCTTCGCCTCGCGCCGGGCCTACGATTTCGTCCACCAGACGATTGCGGAGGAGAACCGCAACGTCAAGATCGCCTGCGCCCTGCCGGGCCTGACCTCCGGCTATGGCCCAAGCCATCAGGCGGCGGAGGATCTGGCGCTGATGCGCGCCATGCCGAACATGGTGGTGATCGATCCCTGCGACGCCCACGAGATCGAGCAGGCGGTGCCCGCCATGGCCGCGCACAACGGCCCGGTCTATATGCGGCTGCTGCGCGGCAACGTCCCGCTGGTGCTGGACGAGTACGATTACAAATTCGAACTCGGCAAGGCCAAGCTGCTGCGCGACGGCGCCGAGGTTCTGGTCATCTCGTCCGGCATCATGACGATGCGGGCGCTGGAGGTGGCCAAGCTGCTGGAGGCCGACAAGGTCGGCGTCGCGGTTCTGCACGTCCCCACCATCAAGCCGCTCGACACCGAGACCATCCTGCGCGAGGCGGCACGCACCGGCCGCATGGTGGTGGTGGCGGAAAACCACACCGTCATCGGCGGTCTGGGCGAGGCGGTGGCCGGCACCCTGCTGCGCGGCGGCGTTGCCCCGGTCTTCCGCCAGATCGGCCTGCCGGACGAGTTCCTGAAGGCCGGCGCCTTGCCGACCCTGCACGACCTCTACGGCATCTCCACCGACGCCATGGCGGCCAGCATCAAGGGATGGCTGTAA
- a CDS encoding TRAP transporter substrate-binding protein gives MKKLLLSLVVGTALIASPAAWAQQVLRLAHNAAPGNPKAEASLKFAELVAKKTDGRVKIEVGGSAQYGDDAEALTSMRLGTLAFSANSQGTASGVVPEYAVLGLPFLFQSLPQAWKVLDGPVAKKLDEASKAKGLVLLAMWDNGIRHVSNNVRPITKPEDLAGIKIRTPPDPITVDIFKALGANPMPLAFSELYIALQQGVVDGQENPLMNIYSSKLFEVQKYISLTGHKYESTPLLASKIVFDTLSKADQKAVLDAAAEAGKLNREMSAKADKELQAKMEDAGVKFNTVDPAPFIAKTKSVYDKWEKQFPELVALVRKEAAAGAAQ, from the coding sequence ATGAAGAAGCTGCTTTTGTCGCTGGTGGTGGGCACCGCCCTGATCGCGTCGCCGGCCGCCTGGGCCCAGCAGGTCCTGCGTCTGGCCCACAACGCGGCGCCGGGCAATCCGAAGGCGGAAGCCTCGCTGAAATTCGCGGAACTCGTCGCCAAGAAGACGGACGGCCGAGTGAAGATCGAGGTCGGCGGCAGCGCCCAGTATGGCGACGACGCCGAGGCGCTGACCAGCATGCGGCTGGGCACGCTGGCCTTCAGCGCCAATTCGCAGGGCACCGCCTCGGGCGTCGTGCCGGAATATGCCGTGCTGGGGTTGCCCTTCCTGTTCCAGTCGCTGCCGCAGGCGTGGAAGGTTCTGGACGGCCCGGTGGCGAAGAAGCTGGACGAGGCGTCGAAGGCCAAGGGGCTGGTTCTGCTGGCGATGTGGGACAACGGAATCCGCCATGTCTCCAACAATGTCCGGCCGATCACCAAGCCGGAGGATCTGGCCGGCATCAAGATCCGCACCCCGCCGGACCCGATCACGGTCGACATCTTCAAGGCTCTCGGCGCCAACCCGATGCCGCTGGCCTTCTCCGAGCTTTACATCGCGCTCCAGCAGGGCGTGGTCGACGGGCAGGAGAACCCGCTGATGAACATCTACTCGTCGAAGCTCTTCGAGGTGCAGAAATACATCTCGCTGACCGGCCACAAGTATGAATCGACCCCGCTGCTGGCCAGCAAGATCGTCTTCGACACCCTGTCGAAGGCCGATCAGAAGGCGGTGCTGGACGCGGCTGCCGAGGCCGGCAAGCTGAATCGCGAGATGTCCGCCAAAGCCGACAAGGAACTGCAGGCGAAGATGGAAGACGCCGGCGTGAAGTTCAACACGGTCGACCCGGCGCCCTTCATCGCCAAGACCAAGTCCGTCTATGACAAGTGGGAGAAGCAGTTCCCCGAACTGGTCGCCCTGGTCCGCAAGGAAGCCGCCGCCGGAGCGGCGCAGTGA
- a CDS encoding TRAP transporter small permease, translating into MTVSHEREHEVAGLPATLLQAADGAISVVSAAVAILSLIVLFLALGAEVVVRYLTTQGLGWPSELPNLLFPWLVMGGVVLAAQKGAHISVTLLLDMLPRPLARALLLGMQVVVGATFFYLAYIGLAVIEITGAEIYPVTGVSARWAYLSLIAGFVGVGLTAVTTFLRLLIAEDPRSVRAHVSEEEI; encoded by the coding sequence ATGACGGTGTCCCACGAGCGGGAGCATGAGGTGGCGGGACTTCCCGCCACCCTTCTCCAGGCGGCCGACGGTGCCATCTCCGTCGTCTCCGCCGCCGTGGCGATCCTGTCCCTGATCGTGCTGTTCCTGGCGCTGGGCGCCGAGGTCGTCGTCCGTTACCTGACGACGCAAGGGCTGGGCTGGCCGTCGGAACTGCCGAACCTGCTGTTCCCCTGGCTGGTGATGGGCGGCGTGGTGCTGGCGGCGCAGAAGGGCGCGCACATCTCGGTCACGCTGCTGCTCGACATGCTGCCCCGCCCGCTGGCCCGCGCGCTGCTGCTGGGGATGCAGGTGGTGGTGGGGGCGACCTTCTTCTACCTCGCCTACATCGGCCTCGCCGTCATCGAGATCACCGGCGCCGAGATTTACCCGGTGACGGGCGTCAGCGCCCGCTGGGCCTACCTGTCGCTGATCGCCGGCTTCGTCGGCGTGGGTCTGACCGCCGTCACCACCTTCCTGCGCCTGCTGATCGCCGAAGACCCGCGGTCCGTCCGCGCCCATGTGTCGGAGGAAGAGATATGA
- a CDS encoding TRAP transporter large permease: MTVVMVAVFGLLLLLSFPVGYALVISSGAAVMTMGSVPTVIAVVKLFQPTQSFPLLAIPFFILSGALMMSGTLGQKLVRFAAALVGRYPGGLAQVTVVGSTIFGGVSGSAVAEASALGSMLIPWQKREGYPAAFGAAATASSSVIAGLIPPSIPLILYAAVSNASIASLFLAGILPGLLLAAGMMVVCYVSGRTRNFPLLKDGGGLRALAQATVSALPALLMPAFILVLLRFGIATPTEVSVVAVAYALLVSVLIYRDLTWKRIHAALMGTVVTTGVVMLVIAASNLVGYVLITEAIPNAVAAYAQTVLQEPWLIILAMNLIMLVVGMFLDLPAAILLLGPTFVAVGGAIGLDPIQLGIMMAVNLSIGLFTPPIGTTLFISAAISREPIGAIVRELWPFYLVALFVLGLVSYVPATILY, translated from the coding sequence ATGACCGTCGTGATGGTCGCCGTCTTCGGCCTTCTCCTGCTGCTCTCCTTTCCCGTCGGCTATGCGCTGGTCATCAGCTCCGGCGCCGCGGTGATGACCATGGGGTCGGTGCCGACCGTGATCGCGGTCGTCAAGCTGTTCCAGCCGACCCAGAGCTTCCCCCTGCTGGCGATTCCCTTCTTCATCCTGTCCGGCGCGCTGATGATGAGCGGCACGCTGGGCCAGAAGCTGGTGCGTTTCGCCGCCGCCCTGGTCGGGCGCTATCCCGGCGGTCTGGCGCAGGTCACCGTCGTCGGTTCCACCATCTTCGGCGGCGTGTCCGGATCGGCGGTGGCGGAGGCCTCGGCGCTCGGGTCCATGCTGATCCCCTGGCAGAAGCGCGAGGGCTATCCGGCGGCCTTCGGCGCGGCGGCGACGGCGTCCTCGTCGGTCATCGCCGGGCTGATCCCGCCCTCGATCCCGCTGATCCTCTATGCCGCGGTGTCGAACGCCTCCATCGCCTCGCTGTTCCTCGCCGGCATCCTGCCGGGCCTGCTGCTGGCCGCCGGTATGATGGTGGTGTGCTATGTCAGCGGCCGGACCCGCAACTTCCCCCTGCTGAAGGACGGCGGTGGACTGCGGGCGCTGGCCCAGGCGACCGTTTCCGCCCTGCCGGCGCTGCTGATGCCGGCCTTCATCCTGGTGCTGCTGCGCTTCGGCATCGCCACCCCGACGGAGGTCAGCGTCGTCGCCGTCGCCTATGCGCTGCTGGTCAGCGTGCTGATCTACCGCGACCTGACCTGGAAGCGCATCCATGCCGCCCTGATGGGAACGGTGGTGACCACGGGCGTCGTCATGCTGGTGATCGCCGCGTCGAACCTCGTCGGCTATGTGCTGATCACCGAAGCGATCCCCAATGCGGTGGCCGCCTATGCGCAGACCGTGCTGCAGGAGCCGTGGCTGATCATCCTGGCGATGAACCTGATCATGCTGGTCGTCGGCATGTTCCTCGACCTGCCGGCGGCGATCCTGCTGCTCGGCCCGACCTTCGTCGCCGTCGGCGGTGCCATCGGGCTGGACCCGATCCAGTTGGGCATCATGATGGCGGTCAATCTCAGCATCGGCCTGTTCACGCCGCCCATCGGCACCACGCTGTTCATCTCCGCGGCCATCTCCCGCGAGCCCATCGGCGCCATCGTGCGCGAGCTGTGGCCCTTCTATCTGGTGGCGCTGTTCGTGCTGGGCCTCGTGTCCTACGTGCCGGCAACCATCCTGTACTGA
- a CDS encoding NAD(P)-dependent oxidoreductase, whose protein sequence is MTTVGFIGLGSMGMPMARNLLAKGFTVQGFDVRAESLGVLESAGGKGAFNAAATAAGADALVLMVVNAAQADAALFADGALEALPAGASVILMATCPPGAVAALAERVEAAGRRFVDAPVSGGVVGAVAGTLSIMAAADAATVERVRPILAAMGDKVFHVGEKPGQGATVKTVNQLLCGVHIAVVAEAFALAAKVGVDLDILLQIMSGSSASSWMLKDRGPRMLEAEPEITSAVDIFVKDLGIVLEAGRDAKAALPLAAVAHQMFLATSGRGEGAMDDSQVIRSYHAVNGTAGGRPEGRR, encoded by the coding sequence ATGACGACAGTCGGTTTCATCGGCCTCGGTTCCATGGGGATGCCCATGGCGCGCAATCTGCTGGCCAAGGGCTTCACCGTCCAGGGCTTCGATGTGCGGGCCGAAAGCCTCGGCGTGCTGGAAAGTGCCGGCGGGAAGGGCGCTTTTAACGCGGCGGCGACGGCGGCGGGTGCCGACGCGCTGGTGCTGATGGTGGTCAATGCCGCGCAGGCCGATGCCGCGCTGTTCGCCGACGGCGCGCTGGAGGCACTGCCGGCCGGCGCCTCGGTGATACTGATGGCGACCTGCCCGCCGGGCGCCGTCGCCGCGCTGGCCGAGCGGGTGGAGGCGGCCGGGCGCCGTTTCGTCGATGCGCCGGTATCCGGCGGGGTGGTGGGAGCGGTGGCGGGAACGCTGTCGATCATGGCCGCCGCCGACGCCGCGACGGTGGAGCGGGTGCGCCCGATCCTGGCGGCGATGGGTGACAAGGTCTTCCATGTCGGCGAAAAGCCGGGGCAGGGCGCCACGGTCAAGACCGTCAACCAGCTGCTGTGCGGCGTTCACATCGCCGTGGTGGCTGAGGCCTTCGCGCTCGCCGCCAAGGTCGGGGTCGATCTCGACATCCTGCTGCAGATCATGAGCGGGTCGTCGGCGTCGAGCTGGATGCTGAAGGACCGGGGGCCGCGCATGCTGGAGGCGGAGCCGGAGATCACCAGCGCGGTGGACATCTTCGTCAAGGATCTGGGGATCGTGCTGGAGGCCGGGCGCGATGCCAAGGCGGCGCTGCCGCTGGCCGCCGTCGCCCACCAGATGTTCCTCGCCACCTCCGGCCGCGGCGAAGGAGCGATGGACGACAGTCAGGTCATCCGCAGCTATCACGCGGTGAACGGCACCGCCGGGGGGCGGCCCGAGGGGAGGCGATGA
- a CDS encoding D-2-hydroxyacid dehydrogenase: MMERIVFLDHDTMGADIVLRRPNVPHEWTQYGRTAPEQIVERARGATVLIVNKVPIRAETLEQLPDLRFVAVAATGTDNVDVAACRARGVAVSNVRAYAIHTVPEHVFALMLALRRSLPAYRESVAAGAWQACGQFTLLDHPIRDLHGSTLGIIGRGAIGQAVATIARAFGMRVLFAGRKGEAASGPEHVPFDAVLAESDVVTLHCPLTPATRHLLGEAEFARMTRRPLVINTSRGGLIDDMALVRALEGGLISGAAVDATAVEPPPDDHPFLRLAGRTDFLLTPHIGWASVEARQAVAGQVTACIEAFAAGRPINLVT; the protein is encoded by the coding sequence ATGATGGAGCGCATCGTCTTCCTCGACCATGACACCATGGGGGCGGACATCGTGTTGCGCCGTCCCAATGTGCCGCATGAGTGGACGCAGTATGGTCGCACCGCACCGGAGCAGATCGTCGAACGTGCGCGCGGAGCGACCGTCCTGATCGTCAACAAGGTGCCGATCCGCGCCGAGACGCTGGAGCAACTGCCCGACCTGCGCTTCGTCGCGGTCGCCGCGACTGGCACCGACAACGTTGACGTCGCAGCCTGCCGCGCGCGTGGAGTTGCGGTGTCGAACGTCCGCGCCTATGCCATCCACACGGTGCCGGAGCATGTCTTCGCCCTGATGCTGGCGCTGCGCCGGTCCCTGCCGGCCTACCGGGAGTCGGTGGCGGCGGGGGCGTGGCAGGCCTGCGGCCAGTTCACCCTGCTGGACCACCCGATCCGCGATCTGCACGGCTCGACGCTCGGCATTATCGGGCGCGGCGCCATCGGGCAGGCGGTGGCAACCATCGCCCGGGCCTTCGGCATGCGGGTGCTGTTCGCCGGCCGCAAGGGGGAGGCGGCCAGCGGACCGGAGCATGTGCCGTTCGACGCGGTGCTGGCCGAAAGCGACGTGGTGACCCTGCATTGCCCGCTGACCCCCGCTACCCGCCATCTGCTGGGTGAGGCGGAGTTCGCCCGGATGACGCGCCGGCCGCTGGTCATCAACACCTCGCGCGGCGGGCTGATCGACGACATGGCGTTGGTCCGGGCACTGGAAGGCGGGTTGATCTCCGGCGCTGCCGTCGACGCCACGGCGGTGGAGCCGCCGCCGGACGACCACCCCTTCCTCCGTCTTGCCGGGCGCACCGACTTCCTGCTGACCCCGCACATCGGCTGGGCCAGCGTCGAGGCGCGGCAGGCCGTCGCCGGGCAGGTCACCGCCTGCATCGAAGCCTTTGCGGCCGGGCGGCCGATCAATCTGGTGACGTGA
- the tkt gene encoding transketolase: MMTSVDPRRMANAIRFLSMDAIERAGEGHPGTPLGAADITTALFTRHLKFNAADPLWFDRDRFVQSNGHGSMLIYSLLHLSGYEAMTLDEIKRFRVLGAHTAGHPEIHQSCGIEVTTGLLGQGIANAAGMALAEAFLNHRFGDGIVDHRTYALVGDGCLQEGVGQEVIALAGHLRLGKLTYLWDDNRITDDGGIDLALSDDMAARFRASNWHVQEVDGHDIEAVSEALRLARLDPRPSMIACTTSIGRGLPHEGQRAAHSARLFKEHTDAARRALDWPYAAFEIPDDVRAAWLEAGRRGGAEQRAWQTRVAALPNEKRRELDRLREGRLPDGWADALHAFKRRMAESGHSDHGYKISGDIVDLMTEIIPEMLSGAPDLEGATLHKRRLAAFTADDRAGRYVHYGVREHAMGSMLNGMAAHGGVVATGITYLAFCDYERPAIRMAALMGLPVTFVFSHDSIGIGTNGPTHQPVEVLAALRAIPNLLVLRPADAVEAAECWEIALEHRSGPTALVFARQPLDPVRRDGDAGNQCRRGGYVLAEATGGARRVTLLATGSEVAIALQARDLLQAGGVPTAVVSLPCWELFEQQDQAYRRAVIDRSTVRVAVEAAVVQGWERYIGEDGGFVGMSGFGASGAVPDLYRHFGITPDRVAEEARARL, from the coding sequence ATGATGACCAGCGTCGATCCGCGCCGGATGGCGAACGCGATCCGCTTTCTGTCCATGGATGCCATCGAGCGCGCGGGTGAGGGGCATCCCGGCACCCCGCTCGGCGCCGCCGACATCACGACGGCGCTTTTCACCCGGCACCTGAAATTCAACGCCGCCGATCCGCTGTGGTTCGACCGCGACCGCTTCGTCCAGTCGAACGGCCATGGCTCGATGCTGATCTACTCGCTGCTGCATCTCAGCGGCTATGAGGCGATGACGCTGGACGAGATCAAGCGCTTCCGCGTGCTGGGGGCGCACACCGCCGGCCATCCGGAAATCCACCAGTCCTGCGGGATCGAGGTGACGACAGGGTTGTTGGGCCAGGGCATCGCCAACGCCGCCGGCATGGCGCTGGCCGAAGCCTTCCTGAACCACCGTTTCGGCGACGGCATCGTCGATCACCGCACCTACGCGCTGGTCGGCGACGGCTGCCTTCAGGAGGGCGTGGGGCAGGAGGTCATCGCGCTCGCCGGGCATTTGCGGCTGGGCAAGCTGACCTATCTGTGGGACGACAACCGCATCACCGACGACGGCGGCATCGACCTTGCGCTGTCCGACGACATGGCCGCCCGCTTCCGTGCCAGCAACTGGCATGTGCAGGAGGTCGACGGCCACGACATCGAGGCGGTGTCGGAGGCGCTGCGCCTCGCCAGGCTCGACCCGCGGCCGTCGATGATCGCCTGCACCACCAGCATCGGCCGCGGCCTGCCGCATGAGGGGCAACGCGCCGCCCACAGCGCCCGGCTGTTCAAGGAACACACCGACGCCGCCCGCCGGGCGCTCGACTGGCCTTACGCGGCCTTCGAGATTCCCGACGATGTCCGCGCCGCCTGGCTGGAGGCCGGCCGCCGGGGTGGGGCGGAGCAGCGGGCGTGGCAGACCCGTGTCGCCGCGCTGCCCAATGAAAAGCGCCGCGAGTTGGACCGGCTGCGCGAGGGGCGGCTGCCCGACGGCTGGGCCGACGCGCTGCATGCCTTCAAGCGCCGCATGGCGGAGAGCGGGCACAGCGACCACGGCTACAAGATCTCCGGCGACATCGTCGACCTGATGACGGAGATCATCCCGGAGATGCTGAGCGGCGCGCCGGATTTGGAGGGCGCCACCCTGCACAAGCGGCGGCTGGCCGCCTTCACGGCAGACGACCGCGCCGGCCGGTACGTCCATTACGGCGTGCGCGAGCATGCGATGGGCAGCATGCTGAACGGCATGGCCGCCCATGGCGGGGTGGTGGCGACCGGCATCACCTATCTGGCCTTCTGCGATTACGAACGCCCGGCGATCCGCATGGCGGCGCTGATGGGGCTGCCGGTCACCTTCGTGTTCAGCCACGACTCCATCGGCATCGGCACCAACGGCCCGACGCACCAGCCGGTGGAGGTGCTGGCGGCGCTGCGGGCCATCCCCAACCTGCTGGTGCTGCGCCCGGCCGATGCGGTCGAGGCGGCGGAGTGCTGGGAGATCGCGCTGGAGCACCGCTCCGGCCCGACCGCGCTGGTCTTCGCCCGCCAACCGCTCGACCCCGTGCGCCGCGACGGCGATGCCGGTAACCAATGCCGACGCGGCGGTTATGTGCTGGCCGAGGCGACCGGTGGAGCACGCCGGGTCACCCTGCTCGCCACCGGGTCGGAGGTCGCCATCGCGTTGCAGGCGCGCGATCTGCTGCAGGCCGGTGGGGTACCCACCGCCGTGGTCTCGCTGCCCTGCTGGGAGCTGTTCGAACAGCAGGATCAGGCCTATCGACGCGCCGTCATCGATCGGTCCACCGTAAGGGTCGCCGTCGAGGCGGCGGTGGTCCAGGGGTGGGAGCGCTACATCGGCGAGGATGGCGGTTTCGTCGGCATGAGCGGCTTTGGCGCGTCCGGCGCGGTGCCCGACCTCTACCGCCACTTCGGCATTACGCCGGACCGGGTGGCGGAGGAGGCACGGGCACGGCTTTAA